In Aquificaceae bacterium, the DNA window TGCTGGCAATCCACTTAGAAAGCTCCTCCCTGGCAAAGAGCACCACAAGGCTGCCCACAAGGGGCAGTATCATGCTTACAGAAACTAAGGGAAAGCCTTCCATCCTTTCACCTCATGCTGTATAGTATCACGCCCAGTATGAAGACAACACCAAGAAGCAAAAAGCTCACATAGTTGTTTAGAAGCCCAGTCTGCACATTGCGCACCTTTTTACCCGTCCAGTAAGAGACCTTTGCCACGCCGTTGACAAACAGGTCCACAAGCATTATGTCCAGCTTCATCCAGAGGAACTTCACCACTCTGAAGTAGAGAAAATTTAGAAGATTAAGAAAGCCATCTATAAGCACCCTGTCACCTGCCAGAAAGATAGCCCTTGAAAGACCCATGTATCCCCTTGCCACGCCTCTGTGGTAAAGCCTTTCAGTGAAGAACTGTTCTCTGAAGGCAGTATGCAGAGGTTTTAGGGCCTCATAAGCCCTCTGAGGGTCAACAAGACCCCTAATGTAAACAAGATAAGCCACAAGTATACCAGCCACACCCACAAGCACAGACAAAAGAGCAATATCAAAATGAAGCTCCTTCTT includes these proteins:
- a CDS encoding NADH-quinone oxidoreductase subunit L, with translation KKELHFDIALLSVLVGVAGILVAYLVYIRGLVDPQRAYEALKPLHTAFREQFFTERLYHRGVARGYMGLSRAIFLAGDRVLIDGFLNLLNFLYFRVVKFLWMKLDIMLVDLFVNGVAKVSYWTGKKVRNVQTGLLNNYVSFLLLGVVFILGVILYSMR